GGAAGAGGTGTCAAGGGTCGTTTTGCTAAAAGTTTGAGAAGAATTGAGGGTTTTCGGCTCTCAAGGTTGCGACTCAGGGGTTTCTTTTTGCAAAAGAAGGGTGGGTGGGTTGACGGGACAGGCAAAACTTTTTAACATGGTCGCGTCTGTGAGGCAACTCGCAGGCCACATTTGCAAGCTTCCTCAGCTCCGCATTTCGTGCCAATCGGTCCTCCATCGTTGTTGGTTGCTGGATCGCAATGGAACCCTCCGGCTACGCATGCCGGAGGGTTCTCTGTTTCTGGGGCAGTGCGCTGTCTCACTGTGAGCAAGTGTGTGATTAGTTTGTGAGCAACCGCGAGCAATGATCACGACGCGCCGAGTTGACGTGCCCATTGGATCGCACGCAGCATGCCGGTTGCTTTGTTGACTGTCTCTTGGTACTCAGATGCGGGGATCGAATCGGCCACGATGCCAGCACCGGCCTGCACATAGGCTTTGCCATCCTTCACCACGCATGTGCGTAGCGCGATGCAGGAGTCGAGGTTGCCGTCGAAGCCGAAGTAGCCCACCGCACCGGCATAGGCGCAACGTTTGCTTTTCTCGCATTCGTTGATGATTTCCATCGCACGCACTTTGGGTGATCCGCTGACCGTTCCAGCGGGGAAGGTGGCGCGCATCACGTCATAGGCCGTTTTATCGGCGCGCAGATGCCCGTCCACATTCGAGACGATGTGCATGACGTGGGAGTAGCGCTCGATGATCATCAGGTCGCTGACACGCACGGTTCCGTAATCGGCGACACGTCCGACATCGTTGCGGGCGAGATCGACGAGCATGATATGCTCGGCGCGTTCTTTGGGATCATTTAGCAGTTCCTGGGCCAGTGCATCATCCTCCTCGGTGGTTTTGCCTCTCCAGCGTGTGCCAGCGATAGGGCGGATGTCGATGCGGCCGTTCATGCACTTCACATGCACCTCCGGCGAACTGCCGACGAGCGCGAAGCCTTGGGGGAAGTCGAGGCAGAACATGTAGGGACTGGGGTTCACATGCCGGAGTGCCCGGAACAGGTCCAATGTGCTGCCGTTATAGTCCGTCTCGAAACGCTGGGATGGCACGCCTTGGAAAATATCCCCGGCTCCGATGTAGTCCTTCATCTTGAGCACCATCGACTCGTATTCCTCGCGTGTGGTGTTGCTCACCGGAGCGGGCAGGGGGTTATGGCCGGCAGGGGCGAAGGTTTGCAGCGGCTTGGCGGCCAGCGGCTTCTCCAGTTTCGCAATCACGTCTGAGATCTGCTCACGCGCCCATTCGTAGGACGCTTCCAAGGTCGCATGCTCGTCGGTATGCACATTCGCGACGATGGACAGGCGGCGCGTGCGGTGATCGAACACCAGCACGGTGTCGGTGATCATGAACACCATGTCCGGCAGGCCCAGCTCGTCCTTTTTCGGCGCGGGCAGCGTCGGTTCAAAGAAGCGCACCATGTCATAGGCCAGATAGCCGACCGCACCGCCGTGGAAAACGGGCAGCGGTTGCGCTTCGAGCGGGCGGAACGGCTGCATCAAGGTCTGCAACTCCGTCAATGGATCGCCCGTGGTGGTGAAACTGCGCTTCTTGCCGCGCTCCTCGATTTCGATCTCGCGCCCGCGTGCGGTGAAGATGATGCGCGGTGAGCTGCCCAGCAGCGAGTAGCGTCCCGAGTGCTGCGTCAGTTCGGCGGACTCGAGAAGGAAACCGCAGCGGCCATCGTGGATCTTTTGGAAGGCCGAGAGCGGCGTTTCGTAGTCGGCGGCGAGTTCGGCCATCACTGGCACGAGATTACCCTTCTGCGCGAGAGTCTGGAAGGTGGCGAAGTCGGGCTGAAGATGAAGCTGGGGCATGCGCGGCAGGAAACGAGCGCGCATTCTGGATGCAAATGCGCCATGTGGCAACGGCGCTTCAAAGCGCACCGC
This genomic interval from Prosthecobacter sp. contains the following:
- the trpE gene encoding anthranilate synthase component I, with product MPQLHLQPDFATFQTLAQKGNLVPVMAELAADYETPLSAFQKIHDGRCGFLLESAELTQHSGRYSLLGSSPRIIFTARGREIEIEERGKKRSFTTTGDPLTELQTLMQPFRPLEAQPLPVFHGGAVGYLAYDMVRFFEPTLPAPKKDELGLPDMVFMITDTVLVFDHRTRRLSIVANVHTDEHATLEASYEWAREQISDVIAKLEKPLAAKPLQTFAPAGHNPLPAPVSNTTREEYESMVLKMKDYIGAGDIFQGVPSQRFETDYNGSTLDLFRALRHVNPSPYMFCLDFPQGFALVGSSPEVHVKCMNGRIDIRPIAGTRWRGKTTEEDDALAQELLNDPKERAEHIMLVDLARNDVGRVADYGTVRVSDLMIIERYSHVMHIVSNVDGHLRADKTAYDVMRATFPAGTVSGSPKVRAMEIINECEKSKRCAYAGAVGYFGFDGNLDSCIALRTCVVKDGKAYVQAGAGIVADSIPASEYQETVNKATGMLRAIQWARQLGAS